The genomic interval CCAGTGATTCCTTTATCTATCAACTCAATAACTTGACTAACATGCTTTTCTTCTATACCCTTTAAATCTTTGTTTATTTTTTCAATACATAATCTTATAACTCTAGCCTTTATGCTTTTATGCATATCAACTAACTTGTTTAAGTCAGCTACAACTTTATTATTACTCTCCTCAATAACAATTTTTTTAAATTCTCCATAAGAATAGTCATTTAAGAATTTACTATCCATCTTTATTACCCTAGACATTCTGAAAAGAGTATCTATAATTCCTTCATTAAAGTTTTCCTGTATGTATGGAATTAACTCTAACCTTATTTTGTTTCTTCCATATATAGGCTTTAAGTTGGTTTTATCTATTCTTGGCTTTATATTATTTTCTTCACAAAACTTTTCTATTTCTTCTCTAGTCACATCCAACAATGGTCTTATTATATTTCCGTTTATATAATCCATTCCTACAAGACCGTCTATACCAGTGCCCCTTAATACTCTCATAATAAGTGTTTCACCTTGGTCATCTTTATTGTGGGCTACTGCGATTTTTCCTCCACCTAATTTGTTAATTATTTCATAAAAAAAGTTATATCTTATTTCTCTTCCTGCCTCTTCTTCTGATAATTTTTTCTTTTTAGCATATCCTTTCATATCTACAGATTTAGAGTAAAACGGTACTTTATATCTATTACATATATCCCTCACAAATTTCTCGTCTTCGTCTGCTTCTTTTCCTCTTACTTTATGATTAACATGTGCTACATGTAATTTAAACTCTATTTCTTGTTGTAAATCCTTTAATATATAGAAAAGGGCCAAAGAATCTGGTCCTCCTGATAAACCTAATAATACATTATCTACTTTTTCAATTAGGTTATATTTTTTTATCGTATGTACTACTTTTTCTTTCATTTTATCACCTGTATCCTTATTTTTACGTCATATTTTTAATCATACCCTTAACATAATTACTTAAACTTTATACTTTATTATCTGATTTTTATTTTACATTCTAGATTCTAAATTTTCAAATATATTTGTTTAATAATATTATTTTCTACATTCATGATTATTTTCCTTTTATAAATATTTACCTTTAACATTAATTTAAACTCTAGTAAAAACTATAACTATTACAAAAACAAAAAAACAAATACTAGATATAAGAAAAATGTCTACTGCATCAATGAAATGTGCTCTTGTATTTTTATTTGATTTTAAACAATCTAATACCATTTTTAAGTCATTTTTAAATACTCTTATGCTTTTATATTTTACATTTAGCCCTTTTATTATTGTCTTTTTTAATTTTTCATTGACTTTTAAAGCTTTTACTATAGAGATTACATCTTTTAGAGTATATTTAAATGGACTAAACTCCTTTTTTAAAATCATACTAGTCATTAGCATTGAAATACTAAATATAATAGTAGCTTGTTTATCTATATCTGATTTAATATCCCAGGATGTAGGGTTATATGTTGGGGTATATTCCTTTAAACATTTGTCTTTATCTATTAAACCTCCGAAATCAACTAGCATTACTCTACTATTTTTTTTATCTATTAAGATATTTTCTAATTTTAAATCCCCATACAAGCATCCTTCTTTATAAGCTTTTTGTAAAATATCTAATAAAATAATTCCAATTCCTAATACATCTTTTTCATTAAAGTTATGTTTTTTAATAAAAGCTTTTAAATCATCTCCATATATGTATTCCATTACAAAAAAATTAAAAGTATTATTTCCTTCTTTATAATCGTCTAATTCATATACTCTAGGTACAAACTTATACCCTTTTAATCTCTTTATGTTATTATATTCCCTAGTAATAGAGCTAAAATCTTTGCTTATTTTTAAGGCTTTAACATTTCCATTGTCATCTGTTACTTTGTATACTACTCCTATGCTACCTCTACCTATCTCTTTTAATACCTTATATTTATTATTGTTCCACTTCCCAGTAATCACCTTGCCTATCATAGCTCTCCCCTTCTTAAAAATAAGGTTTATAGCATAAAACTATAAACCTTATACAATGTTGCTTTCTACAATTTCTTCTTGCTTGACTCCTATTAAAATTTCTATAGCCTTTTTCAATGCTAATCCCGTCGGGGTCATACCTCCTACCTCTATTTTTGAAAGCTTTCTTTCTAATTCATTAATGTCTTCCGTAAGCCCTGATATAATTTGATATATTTGATCTTTTTTTCCTGGATAAGCTATAACAGCTATTTCAGTTTTTCCCTTTCTACCTTTTAAAACCCTTAATAAATTTAATATGCTGTTTTTAGCAATATTTATTTTCTTAGACATACTTCCACTACTATCAAGTACTATACAGCATCTAATATTTGCTTCTTCTCCTAATTTGTCTATTATATCTATTATTTTCTTCCTCGAGTCAGGATGTATATTCTCAATATCCTCCCCTAAAATCTGTTTTAATTCTTTATTTACTGTTTCTTCAATTGTTTTATATACAGATTTTTGAGTTACCATTTCCATGGTTCTAGATAAATTATTGATATCAGTTAATTCCCAAACCCCTCCACCTTCACCAGCTATCCTTTGTATTTCTAGCAAAGGCTCTTCGTTTTGTCTGTCATTTACTATACCTATTGTATTTACTATTATTCCTTCGTTATTAGCTTGTCTAGCCACTTCAAC from Caldisalinibacter kiritimatiensis carries:
- a CDS encoding protein kinase domain-containing protein, which gives rise to MIGKVITGKWNNNKYKVLKEIGRGSIGVVYKVTDDNGNVKALKISKDFSSITREYNNIKRLKGYKFVPRVYELDDYKEGNNTFNFFVMEYIYGDDLKAFIKKHNFNEKDVLGIGIILLDILQKAYKEGCLYGDLKLENILIDKKNSRVMLVDFGGLIDKDKCLKEYTPTYNPTSWDIKSDIDKQATIIFSISMLMTSMILKKEFSPFKYTLKDVISIVKALKVNEKLKKTIIKGLNVKYKSIRVFKNDLKMVLDCLKSNKNTRAHFIDAVDIFLISSICFFVFVIVIVFTRV
- the tilS gene encoding tRNA lysidine(34) synthetase TilS — encoded protein: MKEKVVHTIKKYNLIEKVDNVLLGLSGGPDSLALFYILKDLQQEIEFKLHVAHVNHKVRGKEADEDEKFVRDICNRYKVPFYSKSVDMKGYAKKKKLSEEEAGREIRYNFFYEIINKLGGGKIAVAHNKDDQGETLIMRVLRGTGIDGLVGMDYINGNIIRPLLDVTREEIEKFCEENNIKPRIDKTNLKPIYGRNKIRLELIPYIQENFNEGIIDTLFRMSRVIKMDSKFLNDYSYGEFKKIVIEESNNKVVADLNKLVDMHKSIKARVIRLCIEKINKDLKGIEEKHVSQVIELIDKGITGKRVNISNNINVSISYDKVVFIKQRSQKNKKQGFKYKLNIYDKTYIPELNAVINSKIIDKKELEIYANKNRKYFNYDNIKGDLYVKTREPGDRFIPLGMKGSKKIKDFFIDQKVPREKRDIIPIVEDEAHILWIIGYRISELYKITDNTDKVLMLEYKKLEEE
- a CDS encoding vWA domain-containing protein, with the translated sequence MEKTIKFRQVILVTDGQSNVGCDPVEVARQANNEGIIVNTIGIVNDRQNEEPLLEIQRIAGEGGGVWELTDINNLSRTMEMVTQKSVYKTIEETVNKELKQILGEDIENIHPDSRKKIIDIIDKLGEEANIRCCIVLDSSGSMSKKINIAKNSILNLLRVLKGRKGKTEIAVIAYPGKKDQIYQIISGLTEDINELERKLSKIEVGGMTPTGLALKKAIEILIGVKQEEIVESNIV